Within Micromonospora narathiwatensis, the genomic segment CCGGATCCAGCCGGCTGCGGCTGGACTACTTCCACGTCGACGACATCGCCGCCCGCGCGTTGCACGAGCACCACCCGCTGCGCGGCCCCGTCCCCGGCCGGCCGACGAAGGTCCTCATCGCCGGCACCGGCGCCTTCCGCCGCGCCCTGCTCGTCGAGACCGCCCGGCACTGGCGCAAGCGCCGGGCCGACCTGGGCTCCGGCGAGCCCGTGCCACCCCTGTACGTGGACCTCGTGGCACCCGACGCCAGCGCCGAACTCGCCCTCACCGCCGCCCGCTACCCGTTCCTGACCACCGTCTGCCGGCTCGCCGCGCACGATCTCGACCTCGACCGGCTCACCGGCCTGCCGCACGTGGCCACCGGCGGCTACGACCGCATCTACCTCTGCGGCCCCGACGAGCGCAGAGGGTTGCAGTTCGTGCTGGACAGCCCCGCGCTCTGGCGGGGAGCGGAGAGTTCGGTCTTCGTACCGGTCTACCGGCAGGCGGCGCTCGCCGCCGCCTTCCATGGCGACTCCCGCCACGACCTGCTCGACGAGGTGCACGGAAAGCTGCGGCTCTATCCGGTGCTCACCCGCGCCTGCGACGCCCGACTGATCGCCGAGGACCTCACGGAACGGCTGGCCCAGCAGATCCACGACCGGTACCTGCGCGCCCAGCGGCGGGCCGGGGTGCGCCCCGGCGACGCGCCCGCCATGGTGGACTGGTCGCGCCTGCCCGAGTCGCTACGGCGGGCCAACCGCGCCCATGTCCAGGACATCGCCGCCAAGTTGTTGAATCTCGGCTGTGTGGTGGCGCCGCGGCAGGGCGGCGCCGGTGACGCCTCGGCCGCCGGGCAGGCCATCGACGACCGGATCGACGAACTCGCCCAGCTCGAACACGAGCGGTGGTGCCGGGAACGGCAGGGCGAGGGCTGGACGTACGGTGAGCCGCGTGACGACGTCCGGCGGCGGCATCCGGCACTGCGACCCTGGCACGAGCTGACCCCCGACCTCCAGGAGCAGAACCGCGAGGAGATCCGGGCGCTGCCCGACGTGCTGTCCGACAGCGGGTTCGAGCTGATCCGGCTGGCGCCCGCCGTGCCGGCGCAGCGGAGAGGATCGGCCGATGGGGCCTGACCCCGCGCCGCTGCGCGTCGGCATCACCGGGCACATCCACCTGACCCCCGCCACCGAGCGGCTCATCGCCGACGCGCTCCGCGTCGAGCTGCGCCGGATCAGCGACCGGCCGGTGCACGGCGTGACCTGCCTGGCGGCCGGCGCCGACCAGATCTTCGCGCGCGCGGTCCTGGCCACCGGCGGCACGTACGAGGTGATCCTGCCGGCCCCGGACTACCGTTCCGTGGCGATCGGGCCGGACAGTCGGGACGCCTTCGACGAACTGCTCCGGCTGGCGACCCGGGTCGTCCACACCGGCCACCGGCGCTCCGGCACCGCCGCCTACGTGGCGGCCAACCGGGAACTGCTCCGCCGGATACAGCGACTCGTGGCGGTCTGGGACGGCGAACCCGGCTGTCATGCCGCGGCGACCGACCGCACGGTCGACGGGGCACGGCAGCGCGGCATTCCGACCACGATCCTGTGGCCCACCGGTGCGCGACGGGCGACCGCCACGGAGTGACCGGCCCGACGGGCGTCACGCGCCGCCGACCCGTGGATGCTGATGGTCGGTCAGTCGGAAGCCGACACCGCGTACGGCGTCGATGGTGACGCCGGTGCCGAGCTGGGTGAGCTTGCGCCGCAGTCGCTTCACCAGGGACTGCACGTCCGCCTTGCGTTGCAGCCGCTCGTCACGCC encodes:
- a CDS encoding RyR domain-containing protein; this translates as MTHPLAGFSRPTTRWLRVVFGVIGLLSLVLGYLGFERLMQARPENLHDRYDVLYYDIQLFVLGAEPFQEPGPYPWQLQVARFTAPLFTLLAVVEASRLLLAAEIRRLRARRARGHALVCGDSQFAQMLADRLFADGERVVVVRSEPFGPLEYRQRRYLGVVGDPTSAEVLRGAGLPMARTVYACTGNDDRNHAIANTASRLIHDRGQPPRVYIQVHDPEMCLSLQARRLGAAGSSRLRLDYFHVDDIAARALHEHHPLRGPVPGRPTKVLIAGTGAFRRALLVETARHWRKRRADLGSGEPVPPLYVDLVAPDASAELALTAARYPFLTTVCRLAAHDLDLDRLTGLPHVATGGYDRIYLCGPDERRGLQFVLDSPALWRGAESSVFVPVYRQAALAAAFHGDSRHDLLDEVHGKLRLYPVLTRACDARLIAEDLTERLAQQIHDRYLRAQRRAGVRPGDAPAMVDWSRLPESLRRANRAHVQDIAAKLLNLGCVVAPRQGGAGDASAAGQAIDDRIDELAQLEHERWCRERQGEGWTYGEPRDDVRRRHPALRPWHELTPDLQEQNREEIRALPDVLSDSGFELIRLAPAVPAQRRGSADGA